In Brevibacillus brevis NBRC 100599, a single genomic region encodes these proteins:
- a CDS encoding AraC family transcriptional regulator has product MNETQALVQQFTEKTMAEAIFKLRDITWLKAKGYDRLRQQFTHSHILLVVTGGRGRLRLENEEYQLRQDAIYVCPPMLTFGIVPDSADHLEMYMLRFDVFMETKDRHRRFQALREKDLFPFRGEISVQSAGQLPVYCDLIQNLWKQETALERFRGQHTFQELWYHIVKHAHFSATDAGMALEQARAHMEEHYSENVTIEQLARIAEVSPKYFVDLFKKTYGISAMDYLAELRISRAKQMMVQSHAKLRDIAHQVGYNDEFYFSRKFKKAVGVSPTLYMKSRQRKIAAYGSTIIGHLLALKMIPYAAPLHPKWTAYYHHSYRNDIPVHLSAFRINQNWKANIETLRDAMPDVIIGLDETSLEEQEQLNEIAPTLYVPFEERGWKEQLQLMADFLGESVEANHWLCEYEKKVKRARTKLQQVLGDETVLIVRVLKNQIFVHCNRSMNEVFFQDLQVKPAFVSKQKEYDQLVTAQELAALAPDRLLLLVCQEAETLACFQALKASGPWQEIEAVRNNRAHVITSDPWREYSATAHERIVEESVKLFSGDRPC; this is encoded by the coding sequence ATGAACGAAACACAAGCCTTGGTTCAACAATTCACAGAGAAGACCATGGCAGAAGCCATTTTTAAGCTGCGTGATATTACATGGCTCAAAGCAAAAGGATATGACCGACTACGCCAACAATTCACTCATTCGCATATTTTGCTGGTCGTAACCGGGGGACGAGGGCGCCTGCGTCTGGAGAACGAGGAGTACCAATTGCGGCAGGATGCGATTTACGTGTGTCCTCCTATGCTTACGTTTGGGATCGTCCCTGATTCAGCTGATCATTTGGAGATGTACATGCTTCGTTTTGATGTCTTTATGGAAACGAAAGACAGACATCGGCGCTTCCAAGCCCTTCGGGAAAAGGATCTGTTTCCTTTTCGGGGAGAGATCTCTGTCCAATCGGCAGGGCAGCTTCCTGTCTATTGTGACTTGATCCAGAATCTATGGAAGCAGGAGACGGCGCTCGAGCGTTTTCGAGGCCAACATACTTTTCAAGAGCTATGGTACCACATCGTCAAGCATGCTCACTTCTCGGCCACAGATGCTGGAATGGCGCTGGAGCAGGCACGCGCACATATGGAAGAGCATTACTCGGAAAATGTGACGATTGAACAGCTGGCTCGCATCGCAGAGGTGAGTCCAAAGTATTTCGTCGATCTGTTCAAAAAAACGTATGGCATCTCAGCTATGGACTATTTGGCAGAGCTTCGCATCAGCCGGGCGAAGCAGATGATGGTGCAGTCGCATGCCAAGCTGCGCGATATCGCTCATCAAGTGGGCTACAACGACGAGTTTTACTTTAGTCGAAAATTCAAGAAAGCTGTCGGTGTTTCACCCACACTTTATATGAAAAGCCGCCAACGAAAAATTGCGGCGTACGGCTCGACCATCATCGGGCATTTGCTGGCTTTGAAAATGATTCCTTACGCGGCGCCACTGCACCCGAAATGGACGGCTTACTATCATCACAGCTATCGAAACGATATCCCGGTACATCTGAGCGCATTTCGAATTAATCAGAATTGGAAAGCCAACATTGAAACGCTTCGCGATGCCATGCCGGATGTCATCATTGGCTTGGACGAAACGAGCTTGGAGGAACAGGAGCAACTCAACGAGATTGCGCCCACCTTGTATGTTCCCTTTGAAGAGCGGGGATGGAAAGAACAACTGCAGCTCATGGCAGACTTTTTGGGTGAGTCCGTGGAAGCAAATCATTGGCTTTGCGAGTACGAGAAAAAGGTGAAGCGAGCCCGCACAAAGCTTCAACAGGTTCTGGGCGATGAAACGGTGCTCATCGTGCGGGTTTTAAAAAACCAGATCTTTGTCCACTGCAATCGCAGTATGAATGAAGTGTTTTTTCAGGATCTGCAAGTCAAACCTGCTTTTGTCTCGAAGCAGAAGGAGTACGACCAGCTTGTGACCGCACAGGAATTGGCTGCGCTCGCGCCAGATCGCTTGCTGCTGCTGGTTTGCCAAGAGGCTGAAACGCTGGCATGCTTCCAGGCCTTGAAAGCATCGGGACCATGGCAAGAGATCGAAGCAGTCCGCAACAATCGGGCGCATGTCATAACATCCGACCCTTGGCGAGAATACTCGGCAACGGCTCATGAACGGATCGTGGAAGAGAGTGTGAAATTGTTTTCAGGAGATCGTCCATGTTGA
- a CDS encoding DinB family protein, producing MKHEALRLYEYHVWANEKVFKRLQEVPEGVSEQEVPSVFPTITQTLAHILKTDYVWLLAMKGDSYEEVGPKVGVLLQELKGKNVHELRKLFAESAQQFRDFFGQISMEDTAPYTHPALGTVHARYADIVQHVANHGTYHRGNISAMLRQMGHAGASSDYIFYLFETSAVEQ from the coding sequence ATGAAGCATGAAGCATTGCGTTTGTACGAATATCATGTATGGGCAAACGAAAAGGTATTCAAGCGGTTGCAGGAGGTACCAGAGGGAGTAAGTGAGCAGGAGGTTCCCAGCGTGTTTCCGACCATCACCCAGACGTTGGCTCACATTCTCAAGACGGATTATGTTTGGTTGTTGGCCATGAAGGGGGATAGCTACGAAGAGGTAGGACCGAAAGTTGGGGTTCTCTTGCAGGAATTAAAAGGGAAAAACGTACACGAGCTGCGAAAACTGTTTGCCGAATCAGCCCAGCAGTTCAGAGACTTCTTCGGGCAAATCTCGATGGAGGACACCGCGCCTTATACGCACCCGGCATTAGGCACGGTTCATGCTCGTTATGCAGACATCGTCCAGCACGTCGCCAATCACGGAACCTATCACCGAGGCAATATCTCCGCCATGCTTAGACAAATGGGTCACGCGGGAGCTTCCTCCGATTACATTTTTTATCTGTTCGAGACTTCTGCGGTAGAACAATAA
- a CDS encoding helix-turn-helix transcriptional regulator, whose product MSKADNMLSILWLLKTGKRMTAKQLAEILEINIRTVYRYIDSLCASGVPIISDAGHNGGYSLLQQFNEAPLFFDLNEQKALIHAAAFAQEAGYPFGADLHRAISKLKRYTNEEQRDAIDRHSIGFEVIQPPVDPSLESTLQELELSVANGYTLSIEYQKAYQTTRQMRHIDPYGLVYWKGNWYIVAYCHLRSTIRSFRADRVHEIQRTEGSFQRPPEFSARHFFLSNLLPEADKQGNTILIKIKGRPQSLADLCRHWYLGHTVMERSEAQVIFQVDEQMAHSILPHYLLPYGKSIQVEEPAYVKERLAAIAADLFLFYQST is encoded by the coding sequence GCCGATAATATGCTCTCCATTTTGTGGCTGTTGAAGACCGGCAAGCGAATGACAGCCAAGCAATTGGCAGAGATTCTCGAGATTAATATTCGCACCGTTTATCGCTATATCGACTCACTGTGTGCGAGTGGTGTACCGATCATTTCTGATGCCGGACACAACGGTGGCTACAGTTTACTTCAGCAATTTAATGAGGCTCCGTTGTTTTTCGACCTCAACGAACAAAAAGCCCTGATTCATGCAGCCGCTTTTGCCCAAGAGGCAGGTTATCCCTTCGGAGCAGATTTACACCGAGCCATTTCCAAGCTAAAACGTTACACAAATGAAGAGCAGCGTGACGCGATAGACCGACATAGTATTGGCTTCGAGGTGATCCAGCCCCCTGTTGATCCTTCTCTCGAGTCTACTCTACAGGAACTGGAGCTGTCTGTTGCCAACGGGTACACCCTTTCGATCGAGTATCAGAAAGCCTACCAGACAACGAGACAGATGCGTCATATCGATCCATACGGGCTCGTTTATTGGAAGGGGAACTGGTATATCGTTGCCTATTGCCATCTCCGTAGTACCATTCGCAGCTTTCGTGCAGATCGTGTTCATGAGATCCAACGTACAGAAGGCAGCTTCCAACGCCCTCCTGAATTTTCTGCCCGCCATTTTTTTCTCTCGAATTTACTGCCGGAAGCAGACAAGCAGGGCAACACCATTTTAATCAAAATCAAAGGAAGGCCACAGTCACTCGCTGATTTGTGTAGGCATTGGTATCTCGGACATACTGTGATGGAACGCAGCGAAGCACAGGTGATTTTTCAAGTAGATGAGCAAATGGCCCATTCGATCCTTCCTCATTATCTGTTGCCATACGGAAAATCCATTCAAGTGGAAGAGCCAGCCTATGTAAAAGAGCGATTGGCTGCCATCGCTGCCGATTTATTTCTTTTTTATCAGTCGACTTGA
- a CDS encoding ATP-binding protein, producing the protein MKRYVLPFFSSLIAITFVTGCTSASEQLTVKDPTPSAPENTGTSPADATKGEKPADDLLKQFTVLAAQAKEANELTAFLDQHLAKTDTKTADQLFFALDQYYEKHLPTINDNFKALLAQPGNAEKLYALQYPYDFNKLEGDDSFKQWLLNQTEGGLVLKATNDMSFYWQVDYKVLQKYAASLGEEGKDYLSIQETETGKPYLGDGKLQITRAELGPRMVEVEEYLVNYRSSPRAVKLRTLYIDYLKTYLSDYRYDAIDEATMKLLPAVTEEYQNFAKKYEATKTGQIVKDYLSEVAKNKDVVFEPGKPGESIIGERKPNLSQFLNGLEVRIAHTMNP; encoded by the coding sequence ATGAAACGATATGTTCTACCTTTTTTCTCTAGCCTCATTGCGATTACTTTTGTAACAGGTTGCACCTCTGCCTCTGAACAATTGACGGTAAAAGATCCCACCCCATCTGCACCGGAAAACACAGGCACGTCTCCTGCCGATGCAACAAAAGGCGAAAAGCCAGCGGATGATTTGCTCAAGCAGTTCACCGTACTAGCTGCACAAGCCAAGGAAGCGAATGAGCTAACTGCCTTTTTGGATCAGCATCTGGCGAAAACGGACACGAAAACCGCCGATCAATTATTTTTTGCACTTGATCAGTACTATGAAAAACATTTGCCCACGATAAACGATAATTTCAAGGCTCTCCTCGCCCAGCCTGGAAATGCGGAAAAGCTGTATGCCTTGCAATACCCTTACGATTTCAACAAGCTAGAAGGCGATGACAGTTTCAAACAATGGCTCCTCAATCAAACAGAGGGCGGACTCGTCTTAAAGGCAACGAACGACATGTCTTTTTACTGGCAAGTGGATTACAAAGTACTGCAAAAATATGCTGCTTCGCTCGGCGAGGAAGGGAAGGACTACTTGTCCATTCAAGAAACGGAAACGGGCAAACCGTATTTGGGTGACGGCAAGTTGCAAATCACGCGGGCCGAGCTCGGGCCCAGAATGGTTGAAGTCGAAGAGTATTTGGTCAACTATCGCAGTAGCCCACGTGCAGTGAAGCTACGTACGCTTTATATCGACTACCTCAAAACATATTTGTCTGATTACCGTTATGATGCCATTGATGAAGCAACAATGAAACTGCTCCCGGCCGTCACGGAAGAGTATCAGAACTTTGCCAAGAAATATGAGGCTACGAAAACAGGACAGATCGTTAAGGATTACTTGAGCGAGGTCGCTAAAAACAAGGACGTGGTCTTTGAACCCGGCAAGCCTGGTGAAAGTATCATTGGAGAACGAAAGCCGAACCTTAGTCAGTTCTTGAATGGGCTCGAGGTGCGGATTGCTCATACGATGAATCCTTAA
- a CDS encoding iron-hydroxamate ABC transporter substrate-binding protein: protein MKKIYLGLSIAALTLALTACGGGKEAANNTTAPTTAPATTATAEKPADEDNKAETRTIKYLDKEYTVPSKTERIAIVGSMESMEDSLVLNVKPVGAISVGGKFPEMFAPITGEATSIGEKIQPNLETILSLKPDVILGSSKFPPEMAEKLNKIAPTFPVSHISTNWEANLQLLGELTGKQAEAEKALNEYKSGIEAAKAKLGDGMKDKKALVIRLRQGNINIYPEKVFFNPALYADLGLTAPEEVKAAKAQEIISMEKFTQINPDYLFIQFSPDENKDKPNALEDLQNNPIWKSVNAVKNGNVYVNVVDPLAQGGTAWSKAQFLNAAVEKLSAK, encoded by the coding sequence ATGAAAAAGATATACCTTGGCTTGAGCATTGCAGCGCTGACATTGGCTCTGACAGCGTGCGGCGGAGGAAAAGAGGCAGCGAATAACACGACTGCACCTACTACAGCACCTGCGACAACAGCTACAGCAGAAAAGCCGGCGGATGAAGATAATAAAGCAGAGACGCGCACGATCAAATATTTGGATAAAGAATATACCGTTCCTAGCAAAACAGAGCGGATCGCCATTGTAGGCAGCATGGAGTCCATGGAAGATTCGCTGGTACTGAACGTGAAACCGGTAGGAGCGATTTCTGTAGGCGGTAAATTCCCGGAGATGTTTGCACCGATTACGGGCGAAGCCACATCCATCGGAGAAAAAATCCAACCGAACCTAGAAACCATCCTGTCCTTGAAGCCTGATGTCATTCTGGGAAGCAGTAAATTCCCGCCTGAAATGGCTGAGAAATTGAACAAAATTGCGCCTACCTTCCCTGTGTCCCACATTTCGACCAACTGGGAAGCGAACCTGCAATTGCTGGGTGAGTTGACTGGCAAACAAGCTGAGGCAGAAAAAGCGCTCAATGAATACAAATCAGGGATTGAAGCGGCGAAAGCAAAATTGGGCGACGGCATGAAGGATAAAAAAGCACTCGTAATTCGTCTGCGACAAGGAAACATCAACATCTATCCAGAGAAAGTGTTCTTCAACCCAGCTCTGTACGCAGACCTTGGATTGACTGCACCTGAAGAAGTAAAAGCAGCGAAGGCACAAGAAATCATCTCCATGGAGAAGTTCACCCAGATCAACCCGGACTACCTGTTCATCCAGTTCTCTCCAGATGAGAATAAAGACAAGCCAAACGCATTGGAAGATTTGCAGAACAACCCGATTTGGAAGAGCGTGAATGCAGTGAAAAACGGCAATGTTTACGTAAACGTGGTTGATCCTCTCGCACAAGGCGGTACTGCTTGGAGCAAAGCACAATTCCTGAATGCGGCTGTAGAAAAATTGTCTGCCAAGTAA